The Dioscorea cayenensis subsp. rotundata cultivar TDr96_F1 chromosome 7, TDr96_F1_v2_PseudoChromosome.rev07_lg8_w22 25.fasta, whole genome shotgun sequence genome includes a region encoding these proteins:
- the LOC120264317 gene encoding putative RNA polymerase II subunit B1 CTD phosphatase RPAP2 homolog has product MAVPSHSATIADAVHRIQLALLDGAATSEGQLLAAGTLLSQPDYDDVVVERSLARLCGHPLCTKALSSTADSQRRRGRYRIALREHKVYDLEETYKYCSQACLVSSRAFAESLERERVGDVSLKVDGVLRVFGLGKDEDLPAEKGLGIGDLKIKEKEQAGNGDVSMEEWLGPSDAIEGYVPLRDRKQGAKYMSEDESTKMVDDAGNGEMGFTSCLIMENELSVPQSDKSSVHQQDISNMIAKQLENLAIEEKNSPRERTSGKTRNRKAMKKVNACKAEEEIKRAAIVCEQSKATPPNKHSVVLEDLSEQLGKELEERLHLEKETVSNGAVLKSSLKSGGSKDGKTVTWADETYKAPEKKDADHGGSSNAQVSHDDADEDLRLASAEACAAALIRAAETVASGTSDATDAASEAGIIILPQLQNNEKGGIEEDEEMFELDRGRVKWPTKPVLLDTDMFEVEDSWHDTPPEGFKLTLSSFATMWMALFGWITSSSIAYIYGFNESSHEDFLTVNGREYPRKIILQDGKSSEIRQTLDICVGRAIPALVMDLRLSLPVSSLEKAVGQLLDTMSLIEAVPAFRTKQWHVIVLLFLEALSLHRLPALAQHMASRNTLLHKVLNPAKITSEEYKTMVDLIIPLGRVPQTNSQTQ; this is encoded by the exons ATGGCGGTGCCCTCGCATTCTGCTACCATAGCTGATGCTGTGCACCGGATCCAGTTAGCATTGCTTGATGGCGCTGCCACCTCCGAGGGCCAGCTTCTTGCTGCCGGCACTCTCCTCTCTCAGCCGGATTATGATGATGTTGTTGTAGAACGGTCCTTGGCCCGACTGTGCGGTCATCCTCTTTGCACCAAAGCTTTGTCCTCCACTGCTGACTCCCAGCGGCGTCGGGGTCGGTACCGGATTGCACTCCGGGAGCACAAAGTGTATGATCTTGAGGAAACTTATAAGTACTGCTCCCAAGCTTGCTTAGTTTCTAGCCGTGCATTTGCAGAGAGCTTGGAGAGGGAGAGAGTGGGTGATGTGAGCTTGAAGGTGGATGGGGTTTTGAGGGTGTTTGGGTTGGGTAAAGATGAGGACTTGCCTGCAGAAAAAGGGTTGGGGATTGGGGATTTGAAGATTAAGGAGAAGGAGCAGGCTGGTAATGGTGATGTCTCCATGGAAGAATGGTTGGGACCATCTGATGCCATTGAAGGCTATGTTCCCCTGCGAGACAGAAAACAAG GGGCTAAATATATGTCTGAAGATGAATCCACAAAGATGGTGGATGATGCTGGTAATGGTGAGATGGGATTTACAAGTTGTCTAATCATGGAGAACGAGTTATCTGTGCCTCAATCCGATAAGTCTTCTGTACATCAGCAAGATATTTCAAATATGATTGCTAAACAATTGGAAAATCTGGCAATTGAAGAGAAAAATTCTCCCAGAGAAAGAACTTCTGGTAAAACTCGGAACAGAAAGGCAATGAAAAAGGTTAACGCATGCAAGGCTGAAGAGGAGATTAAGAGGGCTGCAATTGTTTGTGAACAGTCAAAAGCAACCCCTCCTAATAAGCATTCTGTTGTGCTTGAGGATCTCTCAGAGCAGTTGGGTAAGGAGTTGGAAGAGAGGTTGCACTTGGAGAAGGAAACAGTGTCAAATGGAGCTGTGTTGAAGTCTTCCTTGAAGAGTGGTGGATCGAAGGATGGAAAGACTGTTACTTGGGCAGATGAAACTTATAAAGCTCCAGAAAAGAAGGATGCTGACCATGGAGGCAGTAGCAATGCACAAGTATCACACGATGATGCTGATGAGGATTTGAGGCTTGCTTCTGCCGAGGCTTGTGCTGCTGCTTTAATCAGGGCAGCTGAGACTGTTGCCTCAGGAACTTCAGATGCCACAGATGCCG CTTCTGAAGCTGGAATCATTATCCTGCCACAACtgcaaaataatgaaaaagggGGCATCGAGGAAGATGAGGAAATGTTTGAACTTGATCGAGGACGTGTTAAATGGCCTACAAAGCCTGTGCTTCTTGATACTGATATGTTTGAAGTTGAGGATTCGTGGCATGATACTCCACCTGAGGGTTTTAAACTGACT TTGTCATCATTTGCAACGATGTGGATGGCACTTTTTGGATGGATAACAAGTTCTTCTATAGCCTACATTTATGGGTTCAATGAAAGTTCCCATGAAGATTTTCTTACTGTAAATGGAAGGGAGTATCCACGAAAGATTATCCTTCAAGATGGCAAGTCTTCTGAGATCAGACAAACTCTTGATATTTGTGTTGGTCGTGCCATACCTGCGCTTGTTATGGATCTCAGATTATCATTGCCAGTTTCCTCTCTAGAGAAAGCTGTG GGACAATTACTTGATACAATGTCTCTCATCGAGGCTGTGCCGGCCTTCAGAACAAAACAATGGCATGTGattgttcttttatttcttgaggCCTTATCTTTGCACAGGCTTCCAGCTCTTGCTCAGCATATGGCCAGCAGGAATACACTATTGCATAAG GTGCTAAACCCTGCTAAGATCACTTCAGAGGAATACAAAACCATGGTAGATCTTATAATCCCTCTGGGTCGAGTGCCCCAAACAAACTCACAGACCCAATGA